A genomic window from Bacteroidales bacterium includes:
- a CDS encoding helix-turn-helix domain-containing protein, which produces MQTIGELIRSLREKEGYPLRKVAAFLDIDQAILSKIERGKRKLSKEKVIKLAEFFKYNEKEMLITFLSDRIIYEIGNEDYAKEALKVAEEKIEYKTFKTLDRSKIIKQIVSKLKQFSKVNNAWIYGSFSRENDKPGSDIDIAVKTDEGFSYFDLAEIQHILENELNRKIDIGFIDTFKPYIFENIKPDLKLIYER; this is translated from the coding sequence ATGCAAACCATTGGCGAATTAATACGATCATTAAGAGAAAAAGAAGGATACCCTTTGCGAAAGGTTGCCGCCTTTTTGGATATTGACCAAGCAATATTAAGCAAAATTGAACGAGGAAAAAGAAAACTCTCAAAAGAAAAAGTAATAAAACTTGCAGAGTTTTTTAAATACAACGAAAAAGAAATGCTGATAACTTTCTTAAGTGACCGAATAATTTATGAAATCGGGAATGAAGATTATGCAAAAGAGGCATTAAAAGTTGCTGAAGAAAAGATTGAGTACAAAACGTTTAAGACATTAGACAGAAGTAAAATAATTAAACAAATTGTAAGCAAGTTGAAGCAATTTTCAAAAGTAAATAATGCATGGATTTACGGTTCTTTTTCGCGTGAAAATGATAAACCCGGAAGTGATATTGATATAGCAGTAAAAACAGATGAAGGGTTTAGTTACTTTGATCTTGCTGAAATACAACATATTTTGGAAAATGAACTGAACAGGAAAATTGATATTGGTTTTATTGATACTTTTAAACCGTATATTTTTGAAAATATTAAACCGGATTTAAAACTTATTTATGAAAGATAA
- a CDS encoding DUF5686 and carboxypeptidase regulatory-like domain-containing protein: MKALSEVKKVLFFIILVLIFSPSFSQTKIRGVILNKKTSSEIPFASVSFLDSDIGCVSDYKGIFFIESNTSIDKIVISCIGFTDDTLKIENNKYQDFIIYLKPESYSIEEVVVLAGENPADILFKKILKNKKLNNTNKLKAYSYEQYTKMQVDINNFNITNKDNIIFKDFESVFNGIDTSSATGKIYMPLIISETLSDFYYQNFPRHRKEIINAVNFAGVENVSASKYSGQMYVDFNFYLNFITILEKQFVSPISHSGQLTYDYYLIDSTFIDNSWCYHMTFKPKRKHEFTFKGDMWIADTSFALKKISAHMTETANLAFVSDFYVKKEYKKIENFYFPEKEEFFIDFNISKFTAGFFGRKYTSRKKIVLNPEYPRFFFSPTEFREIEVKNFASEFDSVSWVKFRHTELSQKEQDIFIMVDSVKSQPTFKRIENFVYLLGTGYLRRNFIEIGPYYKVYSKNAIEGHRVRLGMRTSNKFSKKVELNGYMAFGLDDQKVKYGIGSKLKINREPWTLAKINFSRDMVQLGANLGDFGSDNIFSVYGKNDKLLFIENFALPKV, encoded by the coding sequence ATGAAAGCATTATCGGAAGTTAAAAAAGTACTTTTTTTTATTATTCTTGTTCTGATATTCAGTCCGTCTTTCTCCCAAACAAAAATAAGAGGTGTTATTTTAAATAAAAAAACAAGCAGTGAGATTCCTTTTGCAAGTGTCTCATTTCTTGATTCCGATATTGGATGTGTTTCCGACTACAAAGGCATATTTTTTATTGAATCAAATACAAGCATTGATAAAATTGTAATCAGCTGCATAGGATTTACTGATGATACCTTGAAAATTGAAAATAATAAATACCAAGATTTCATCATCTATCTAAAACCTGAATCATATTCAATAGAAGAAGTTGTTGTTTTAGCAGGTGAGAATCCTGCTGATATATTATTTAAAAAAATATTAAAAAATAAAAAACTAAACAATACAAACAAACTGAAAGCATATAGTTATGAGCAATATACAAAGATGCAAGTTGATATTAATAATTTTAATATTACAAATAAAGATAATATAATTTTCAAAGATTTTGAATCTGTTTTTAACGGTATTGATACATCTTCGGCAACCGGGAAGATATATATGCCTTTAATTATTTCCGAAACATTATCGGATTTTTATTATCAAAACTTCCCGAGGCACAGAAAAGAGATTATTAATGCAGTAAATTTTGCAGGAGTTGAAAATGTCAGTGCAAGTAAATACAGCGGACAAATGTATGTTGATTTTAACTTCTATTTGAATTTTATTACTATACTTGAAAAACAATTTGTCAGCCCAATATCACATTCAGGACAATTAACATATGATTATTACTTAATTGACAGCACTTTTATTGATAATTCATGGTGTTATCATATGACTTTTAAACCGAAGAGGAAGCATGAGTTTACTTTTAAAGGTGATATGTGGATAGCTGATACGTCTTTTGCATTAAAAAAAATATCGGCACATATGACCGAAACAGCAAACCTTGCCTTTGTTTCAGATTTTTATGTTAAGAAAGAATATAAAAAAATTGAGAACTTTTATTTTCCTGAAAAAGAAGAATTTTTTATTGATTTCAATATTTCAAAATTTACAGCCGGCTTTTTCGGCAGAAAATATACATCAAGAAAAAAGATTGTATTAAATCCTGAATATCCGAGATTTTTCTTTTCTCCTACTGAATTCAGAGAAATTGAAGTGAAAAATTTTGCATCTGAATTTGATTCTGTAAGTTGGGTAAAGTTTAGGCATACAGAACTGTCTCAAAAAGAACAAGACATTTTTATTATGGTTGATTCTGTTAAAAGTCAACCGACATTTAAACGAATTGAAAACTTTGTATATTTATTGGGAACCGGTTATCTGCGAAGAAACTTTATTGAAATTGGACCTTATTATAAAGTTTACAGTAAGAATGCAATTGAGGGACATCGTGTAAGATTAGGCATGAGAACAAGTAATAAGTTCAGCAAAAAAGTAGAATTAAACGGCTATATGGCTTTCGGCCTTGATGATCAGAAGGTAAAATACGGTATTGGTTCAAAATTGAAGATCAACAGAGAACCATGGACATTGGCAAAAATCAACTTCTCCCGAGATATGGTTCAATTAGGAGCTAATCTTGGTGATTTCGGTTCAGATAATATATTCTCAGTTTACGGAAAAAATGATAAGTTGCTGTTTATTGAAAATTTTGCATTGCCAAAAGTTTAA
- the ftsY gene encoding signal recognition particle-docking protein FtsY, protein MALFGKFSKDKKDSLNKGLEKTKESVFKKLSRAVAGKSKVDDRFLDDLEEILISSDVGVETTLKIIERLEERVAKDKFFGLQELNAVLKEEIAALLAENEINTSSQNWEKKNGNPYVIMVVGVNGVGKTTTIGKLAHHFKNDGKKVYLGAADTFRAAAVEQLEIWAKRVDVPIIKQKTGSDPASVAFDTLNSAKANNADVVIIDTAGRLHNKINLMNELTKVKRVMQKIIPDAPHEILLILDGSTGQNAFEQAKQFTKATEVNALAVTKLDGTAKGGVVIGISYQFKIPVKYIGIGEQKEDLQLFNKDEFVDSLFN, encoded by the coding sequence ATGGCATTATTCGGTAAATTCTCAAAAGACAAAAAAGACAGCCTGAATAAAGGTCTTGAAAAAACCAAAGAAAGCGTCTTTAAAAAATTATCAAGGGCTGTTGCCGGAAAATCAAAAGTTGACGATCGGTTTTTGGATGATCTTGAAGAAATTTTAATAAGTTCAGATGTTGGTGTTGAAACTACTTTGAAAATAATTGAACGATTGGAAGAAAGAGTTGCTAAAGATAAATTTTTCGGATTGCAAGAATTAAATGCTGTATTAAAAGAAGAAATTGCTGCTCTATTGGCTGAAAATGAGATCAATACAAGCTCGCAAAATTGGGAAAAGAAAAACGGTAATCCATATGTTATAATGGTTGTAGGTGTAAACGGTGTAGGGAAAACCACAACAATCGGCAAATTGGCACATCACTTCAAGAATGACGGAAAAAAAGTATATCTCGGTGCTGCCGACACATTCAGAGCTGCTGCTGTTGAGCAATTAGAAATATGGGCGAAACGTGTAGATGTGCCTATCATAAAACAAAAAACCGGTTCCGACCCTGCATCCGTAGCTTTTGACACTCTGAATTCTGCTAAAGCAAATAATGCAGATGTAGTAATTATTGATACAGCCGGAAGATTGCATAATAAAATTAACTTAATGAATGAACTCACAAAAGTTAAACGAGTTATGCAAAAAATCATTCCGGATGCACCGCATGAGATTTTGTTAATTCTCGACGGTTCTACCGGACAAAATGCTTTTGAACAAGCAAAACAATTCACTAAAGCAACCGAAGTTAATGCTTTGGCAGTTACAAAGTTAGACGGAACAGCAAAAGGCGGTGTCGTTATCGGTATATCATATCAATTTAAAATACCTGTTAAATATATAGGTATAGGAGAACAAAAAGAAGACCTTCAATTATTTAATAAAGATGAATTTGTAGATTCGTTGTTTAATTAA
- a CDS encoding histone deacetylase, whose amino-acid sequence MKIPLIYSKNYNIRFLGIQKLHPFDTERPKKIHKYLTGKFGFTKEQFYEPKLVTQEELLKVHTQKYLRSLNHSKTIAEIAEMPAIKYLPASVLKNKLLKPMKYATGGTILGTDVAIKHGFAINLSGGYHHAKANSGEGFCFFADINLAINELKEKHNINSIMIIDLDAHQGNGHESIIKNDTTIHIFDVYNKDIYPDDEDVKQYIDYNFPISKNTKDADYLTIIKEELPKAIEESKPDFIIYNAGTDIYKGDLLGMLSVSEAGIIRRDEIVFKNAIENKIPVLMLLSGGYSKKSADITAKSIENLLQKYY is encoded by the coding sequence ATGAAAATTCCTCTCATTTACTCAAAGAATTACAATATTAGGTTTCTCGGAATTCAAAAACTTCATCCGTTTGATACCGAAAGACCAAAAAAAATTCATAAATATTTAACAGGGAAATTCGGATTTACAAAGGAGCAATTCTATGAACCCAAGTTAGTTACTCAAGAAGAATTACTTAAAGTACATACTCAAAAATATTTACGCTCTTTAAATCATTCAAAAACCATTGCTGAAATTGCGGAAATGCCGGCTATAAAATATTTACCGGCATCCGTATTAAAAAACAAACTGTTAAAACCAATGAAATATGCAACCGGAGGAACAATTTTAGGAACGGATGTTGCAATAAAACACGGTTTTGCAATTAATCTTTCAGGCGGATATCATCATGCAAAAGCTAATTCCGGTGAAGGTTTTTGTTTTTTTGCAGATATTAATCTTGCAATAAATGAACTTAAAGAAAAACATAATATTAATTCAATAATGATTATTGATTTGGATGCTCATCAAGGAAACGGACATGAATCAATAATAAAAAATGATACAACAATTCATATCTTTGATGTATATAATAAAGACATATATCCTGACGATGAAGATGTTAAACAATATATTGATTATAACTTTCCGATTTCGAAGAATACAAAAGACGCTGATTATCTGACAATTATTAAAGAAGAGCTACCAAAAGCAATTGAAGAATCCAAACCCGATTTCATTATCTATAATGCCGGAACTGATATTTATAAAGGTGATTTGCTTGGTATGTTATCTGTCAGTGAAGCCGGAATTATAAGAAGAGATGAAATTGTTTTTAAAAATGCAATTGAGAATAAAATACCTGTTTTAATGTTACTTTCCGGAGGTTATTCTAAAAAAAGTGCAGACATTACGGCAAAATCAATTGAAAATCTATTGCAGAAATACTACTAA
- a CDS encoding DUF86 domain-containing protein has product MKDKKKDSCERLIHIQKAINEIETFIHNVNKNEFINNHLLTSAVLFQFSVIGEAVIYIENYLLDKYEYPWYKVRAFRNLISHEYFQIKLDAVWEIIINDLPELKQVIETILKNEFSI; this is encoded by the coding sequence ATGAAAGATAAGAAAAAAGACAGTTGCGAAAGATTGATCCATATACAAAAAGCGATAAATGAAATTGAAACATTCATACACAATGTCAATAAAAATGAGTTTATAAATAATCATCTGTTAACAAGTGCTGTTTTGTTTCAGTTTAGTGTAATCGGAGAAGCGGTAATATATATTGAGAATTATTTATTAGATAAATATGAATATCCGTGGTATAAAGTAAGAGCATTCAGAAATTTAATATCACACGAATACTTTCAGATTAAGTTGGATGCTGTTTGGGAAATTATTATTAATGATTTACCGGAATTAAAACAAGTTATTGAAACAATTTTGAAGAATGAATTTTCAATTTAA
- a CDS encoding ATP-binding protein, with protein sequence METGKLPFTYGKIVSTKAFTNREDEIEKLIKNLKSGINTIIVSSRRRGKSSLVKKAFIELENKKNIKLVSLDLFSISSKEEFLHKFASEVIKASASKLDDWIKISKEFFKTLIPKFQFSAEADSEFSISFDYAGIKKDPSEILNLPERIAQKKKIKFIIAIDEFQNLSEYTGFKTFEKKLRAEWQKHKHVTYCLFGSKNHMMADIFNNPSKPFYRFGDIMMLSKIKREKWIPFITNAFKETKKNISKQNAGLITDLMKCHSWYVQQLSHYTWTRTNKRASKNEIQDALTELINGNSPLYEREVEICSRTQVNLIKAIIKGKEQLSSTAVMQEFQLGTPNNVSKNVKRLSESGIIEKAGKKYEMLDPAFEIWFKQVFFNVKLKTYFKL encoded by the coding sequence ATGGAAACCGGGAAACTACCTTTTACATACGGCAAAATTGTAAGTACAAAAGCTTTTACAAACAGAGAAGATGAAATTGAAAAACTTATTAAAAACTTAAAATCAGGGATTAATACAATCATTGTTTCTTCAAGGCGAAGAGGAAAATCATCACTTGTAAAAAAAGCTTTTATTGAATTAGAAAATAAAAAAAACATAAAACTTGTAAGTCTTGATTTATTCTCAATCAGTTCAAAAGAGGAGTTTTTACATAAGTTTGCAAGTGAAGTTATTAAGGCATCAGCCTCAAAATTAGATGATTGGATAAAAATATCAAAAGAATTCTTTAAAACATTAATCCCGAAATTTCAATTCAGTGCAGAAGCAGACAGTGAATTTAGTATCAGTTTTGATTATGCAGGAATAAAGAAAGACCCATCAGAAATTTTAAATCTTCCGGAAAGAATTGCACAAAAGAAAAAAATAAAATTTATAATTGCAATTGATGAATTTCAAAACTTATCGGAATATACCGGTTTTAAAACATTTGAAAAGAAATTAAGAGCCGAATGGCAAAAACATAAACATGTAACATATTGTTTGTTTGGGAGCAAAAACCACATGATGGCCGATATTTTTAACAATCCGTCGAAACCGTTTTACAGGTTCGGTGACATTATGATGCTTTCGAAAATTAAAAGAGAAAAGTGGATACCTTTTATTACAAATGCTTTTAAAGAAACAAAAAAAAACATAAGCAAACAAAATGCCGGCTTAATAACAGATTTAATGAAATGTCATTCGTGGTATGTTCAGCAATTATCGCATTACACTTGGACAAGAACAAATAAAAGAGCAAGCAAAAATGAAATACAAGATGCTCTTACAGAACTAATTAACGGAAACAGTCCTTTATATGAAAGAGAAGTTGAAATATGCAGCAGAACACAGGTTAACTTAATTAAAGCAATTATTAAAGGAAAAGAACAGTTAAGTTCAACGGCTGTGATGCAAGAATTTCAATTAGGAACACCCAATAATGTTTCAAAAAATGTAAAAAGATTAAGCGAAAGCGGAATTATTGAAAAAGCAGGAAAAAAATACGAAATGTTAGACCCGGCTTTTGAAATATGGTTTAAACAAGTATTCTTTAATGTAAAATTGAAAACATACTTTAAACTTTAG
- a CDS encoding DUF4295 domain-containing protein: protein MAKKVVATLQKGEGKTFTKVIKMVKSPKTGAYTFKEEIVHNDRVKDFFAKK, encoded by the coding sequence ATGGCAAAGAAAGTAGTTGCAACATTACAAAAAGGAGAGGGAAAAACTTTTACGAAAGTAATTAAAATGGTAAAATCTCCAAAAACAGGAGCTTATACTTTTAAAGAAGAAATTGTTCATAATGACCGTGTTAAGGATTTTTTTGCAAAGAAATAA
- a CDS encoding GAF domain-containing protein — translation MDLFKNTKFQFITLISILLLSVIGVVIFLISNLRLIDDINLYQENLNKITVKAVELKNVLFDFKTNEHKSEFYELRKDEFSDAVFIKKNNISEINDELLKFKKAEVYGFISLLKQNQIIFDELGDNFSLYVNNLIEIGNDKYGYIQNINHAEDRMIINLKDNILLFGDFFKLKEYKVNYLRTLNPEFAERFITETKKFEQKLKIVQNIPDEKERRLVTDANSEYLNLFKHIYDLHKVQGNDYYSGVYDEIERLCDEVFINIDELNNLGKQLIKKDLQNFRKRILILIFISTVIIIFTIILLYNIFRKGLYKISIQSKQLAFAKSEMQLISTEDFFADISNNIDKHENDLKEKEEFVKQLTAGNYDTSSEPDKKDTLGLALDKLKNTLKNIAEKKYNENAERVIEYKQKEGIAKFGRILRRHTGDIDSLSYDLISELTNYINADIGGLYIVDRSKEVPVLRLRASYAYNEKKMISKDILFGEGLVGTCAVDQSTFYFEKIDEDYIKIVSGFGHAKPDSLIISPIHVEGEVYGVLELAAVRKLNKHDVAFIEILAEDIAYTLSYLLSLEVEEE, via the coding sequence ATGGATTTATTTAAAAATACGAAATTTCAATTTATTACACTTATAAGTATTCTGTTACTTTCAGTAATTGGCGTAGTTATCTTTTTGATATCAAATTTAAGATTGATTGATGATATTAATTTATATCAAGAGAATTTAAATAAAATTACTGTCAAAGCAGTTGAGCTTAAAAATGTACTTTTTGATTTTAAAACAAATGAGCATAAAAGTGAATTTTATGAATTAAGGAAAGACGAATTTTCTGACGCAGTATTCATAAAGAAAAATAATATTTCAGAAATTAATGACGAGTTGTTGAAATTTAAAAAGGCTGAAGTATATGGATTTATATCTTTACTGAAGCAAAATCAAATTATTTTTGATGAGTTGGGAGATAATTTCAGTTTGTATGTAAATAATTTGATTGAGATTGGTAATGATAAATACGGGTATATACAAAATATAAATCACGCAGAAGATCGCATGATTATTAATTTAAAAGATAACATTTTGTTGTTCGGTGATTTTTTTAAATTAAAAGAATATAAAGTTAACTACTTAAGAACTTTAAATCCTGAATTTGCAGAAAGGTTTATTACAGAAACGAAAAAATTTGAACAAAAATTAAAGATTGTTCAGAACATACCGGATGAAAAAGAACGCAGACTTGTTACAGATGCAAATTCAGAATATTTGAATCTTTTTAAGCATATTTATGATTTGCATAAAGTACAAGGAAATGATTATTATTCAGGTGTTTATGATGAAATTGAACGATTATGTGATGAGGTTTTTATTAATATTGATGAACTTAATAATTTAGGGAAACAATTGATTAAAAAGGATTTGCAAAATTTCAGAAAGCGAATATTAATATTAATATTTATTTCGACTGTGATTATTATATTTACAATAATACTTCTTTATAACATATTTAGAAAAGGTCTTTATAAGATCAGTATTCAGTCGAAACAATTGGCTTTTGCAAAATCTGAAATGCAACTTATTTCAACCGAAGATTTTTTTGCAGATATCAGCAATAATATTGATAAGCATGAAAATGATCTGAAAGAAAAAGAAGAATTTGTAAAACAATTGACAGCCGGAAATTACGATACTTCTTCCGAGCCTGATAAAAAAGATACATTAGGATTGGCATTAGATAAATTAAAAAACACATTGAAAAATATTGCCGAAAAGAAATATAATGAGAATGCTGAACGAGTTATTGAATACAAACAAAAAGAAGGTATAGCCAAATTCGGACGTATTTTAAGGCGTCATACAGGTGATATTGATTCATTGTCGTACGATTTGATCTCAGAATTGACTAATTATATTAATGCTGATATCGGAGGCTTATATATTGTAGATCGCAGCAAAGAAGTGCCTGTATTGAGATTGCGTGCTTCTTATGCTTATAACGAAAAGAAAATGATCAGTAAAGATATCTTGTTTGGTGAAGGTTTGGTAGGAACTTGTGCTGTTGACCAATCAACTTTTTATTTTGAAAAAATTGATGAAGATTATATAAAGATAGTATCGGGTTTCGGACATGCAAAACCGGACAGCCTCATTATCAGCCCCATACATGTGGAAGGTGAAGTTTATGGTGTTTTGGAACTTGCCGCTGTAAGAAAATTAAATAAGCACGATGTTGCGTTTATTGAAATTCTTGCCGAAGATATTGCATATACCTTATCTTATCTGTTATCGCTTGAAGTTGAAGAAGAATAG
- the rpmG gene encoding 50S ribosomal protein L33 gives MAKKKGDRIQVILECTEHKNSGVPGTSRYITTKNRKNTTGRLEMKKYNPILRKYTIHKEIK, from the coding sequence ATGGCAAAAAAGAAAGGCGACAGAATACAAGTTATATTAGAGTGTACAGAGCATAAAAACAGCGGTGTACCGGGAACATCAAGATATATAACTACGAAAAACAGAAAAAATACTACCGGCAGATTGGAAATGAAAAAATACAATCCAATCCTAAGGAAATATACTATCCATAAAGAAATTAAATAA
- the rpmB gene encoding 50S ribosomal protein L28: MSRVCQITGKRVVSGNNVSHSHKKTKRTFKPNLFNKKYYIPDEDKWVVLKVSAAGMKIINKKGISKALKDAKEKGYITKY; the protein is encoded by the coding sequence ATGTCAAGAGTTTGTCAAATAACAGGAAAGAGAGTGGTTTCCGGAAACAATGTTTCGCATTCTCACAAAAAGACTAAACGAACTTTTAAACCAAATTTATTCAACAAGAAGTATTATATTCCTGATGAAGATAAATGGGTTGTTTTAAAAGTATCAGCAGCAGGGATGAAAATTATTAACAAAAAAGGTATCAGCAAAGCATTAAAAGATGCTAAAGAAAAAGGTTATATTACAAAATATTAA
- a CDS encoding Fic family protein: MGYIEDFNKAFDLYKKKKIFIPDQEEEKVVFEYVYNSNKLEGNKLNLIQTTKLLTQNIAAGDLPLKDYLEAKGHYKALKFILTTGHNKYPLTERILKKANELILGPLWAIEDSYPNWKVNNQELGKYKVLNNKIQWEYNNDTGEISPFSDNNNIEKNINNIITEFNNSKSHILEKVSFLAYNIFIHQPFPDGNKRTARLLTSYATIKEGLPLIPFNIQKKTNFNDALLQTYFNKDKTIITKFLAIEFTTKLYQLIERNKKLKKTDNNDFIYLI; the protein is encoded by the coding sequence ATGGGCTATATTGAAGATTTTAATAAAGCATTTGACTTATACAAAAAAAAAAAGATATTTATACCTGATCAAGAAGAAGAGAAAGTTGTTTTTGAATATGTATATAATTCGAACAAATTAGAAGGAAACAAGTTAAATCTTATTCAAACAACAAAACTGTTAACCCAAAACATTGCAGCCGGTGATTTGCCTTTGAAAGATTATCTTGAAGCAAAAGGACACTACAAAGCTTTAAAATTTATTTTAACAACAGGGCATAATAAATATCCGCTAACAGAAAGAATTCTGAAAAAAGCAAATGAACTAATATTAGGGCCATTGTGGGCAATTGAAGATTCTTATCCGAATTGGAAAGTAAATAATCAAGAATTAGGTAAGTATAAAGTTCTTAATAACAAAATTCAGTGGGAATATAATAATGATACAGGTGAAATATCTCCTTTTTCAGATAATAATAATATAGAAAAAAACATAAATAATATCATTACCGAATTCAACAACAGTAAATCTCATATACTTGAAAAGGTATCTTTTTTAGCATATAACATCTTCATTCACCAACCTTTCCCGGACGGAAACAAAAGGACAGCAAGGCTTTTAACAAGTTATGCAACAATAAAAGAAGGCTTACCTTTAATACCGTTCAATATTCAAAAAAAGACAAATTTTAATGATGCTTTATTGCAAACCTACTTTAATAAAGATAAAACAATTATTACAAAGTTTCTTGCAATTGAGTTTACAACAAAGCTGTACCAATTAATTGAACGGAATAAAAAACTTAAAAAAACTGATAATAATGATTTTATTTATTTGATATGA
- a CDS encoding DUF5686 family protein: MFINETGIPINNITASEITISTRFGINEEYIEAVFNRQSFGSLYPIFELEYSYGIPGLLDADFKYHKFTLGIKHHMSYGFLGKTKYYAEAGKILGTVPFPLLKLHEGRQSIVYEMVSFNLMNYYEFASDQYISFFGEHHFNGLFLNKIPIIRKLKFREVIYAKGVWGSLREENKTVLHFPEGLSDVTKPYIEIGVGIENILHFLSLNYFRRVTHIDKPNVRRNGFIIGMQVTF, from the coding sequence TTGTTTATTAATGAAACCGGTATTCCAATTAATAATATTACAGCTTCGGAAATAACAATCAGCACCCGTTTCGGTATTAATGAAGAATATATTGAAGCAGTATTTAACAGGCAATCATTCGGTTCACTGTATCCGATTTTTGAATTAGAATATTCATACGGAATACCCGGATTATTAGATGCAGATTTTAAATATCACAAATTCACTCTTGGTATTAAGCATCATATGTCATACGGATTTTTGGGTAAGACAAAATATTATGCTGAAGCAGGAAAAATATTAGGAACAGTACCTTTCCCTTTATTGAAACTTCATGAAGGAAGACAAAGCATTGTTTATGAAATGGTTTCTTTTAACCTGATGAATTATTATGAATTTGCAAGCGATCAATACATAAGTTTCTTCGGCGAGCATCACTTTAACGGCTTATTTTTGAACAAAATACCGATAATAAGGAAGCTTAAATTCAGAGAAGTAATTTATGCAAAAGGTGTTTGGGGGAGTTTAAGAGAAGAGAATAAAACAGTATTGCATTTTCCGGAGGGCTTATCTGATGTTACAAAACCTTATATTGAAATTGGGGTAGGAATTGAAAATATTTTACATTTCCTGAGTTTAAATTATTTCAGAAGAGTAACACATATTGATAAACCGAATGTCAGAAGGAACGGTTTTATTATTGGGATGCAAGTAACTTTTTAA